The Anopheles merus strain MAF chromosome 2L, AmerM5.1, whole genome shotgun sequence genome has a segment encoding these proteins:
- the LOC121593906 gene encoding E3 ubiquitin-protein ligase MARCHF2-like — MNRKLSEDDVRKSSDSSDIGRDRSLSGICISQPRGSSIDSVVCRICQGSSDEISMISPCLCKGSMKYVHLECLELWLNRSGLTRCELCLHNFQTHETLRYGCCESVLIWYRNPDNRNLLMSDLLIYSILSFVCFMLTLVCMLVLRFQHSEHDPFGEELAKVAVICFLSLVMIAYSANVIIIARDHLMPWYRWWRSARNVRLSRLDVVNYPMETV; from the exons ATGAATCGTAAGCTTTCAGAAGATGACGTACGAAAATCGTCGGATTCCAGTGATATTGGCAGAGATCGTTCACTTTCGGGCATATGCATCAGTCAACCCCGCGGCAGCAGCATTGATTCAGTGGTGTGTCGTATTTGTCAGGGCTCTAGCGATGAGATAAG TATGATATCTCCATGTCTATGCAAGGGATCAATGAAATACGTGCATTTGGAATGTTTGGAACTTTGGTTAAACCGTTCCGGACTTACTCGGTGTGAATTGTGTTTGCACAATTTCCAAACCCACGAAACGCTTCG TTATGGTTGTTGCGAGTCAGTGCTAATATGGTATCGTAATCCAGATAATCGGAATCTATTGATG TCGGATCTTTTGATCTACTCTATATTGTCATTTGTGTGCTTTATGCTCACACTGGTTTGCATGTTGGTGTTGCGTTTTCAACATTCTGAACACGATCCATTTGGAGAGGAACTAGCTAAAGTGGCTGTTATATGTTTTCTATCGTTGGTG ATGATTGCTTACTCTGCGAACGTTATTATCATAGCAAGAGATCATTTAATGCCCTGGTACCG ttgGTGGAGATCAGCAAGAAATGTTCGATTGTCCCGCTTAGACGTGGTCAATTATCCCATGGAAACTGTTTAG
- the LOC121593905 gene encoding chymotrypsin-1-like, producing the protein MILPLVATFAFIGLAQAGPIDQSKIVNGTDAAIENYPFVVSLRGASGGHSCGGSILNDRWILTAAHCVDYTTPLYQTIQVGRSDISRTEDESVYAIEDVVIHPGYNPADSYIDDIALLKLRKPLVFSDQVQPVRLPKRFFEIDVQESNLVTLVGWGRNASDGPVQTTLQEIDYYAVPNDECNRIHSNHIYPTQICAAEPGGGKGQCSGDSGGPLIYKEFQVGIVSWSIKPCAVAPYPGVLTKVSYYVDFINQHASGYSA; encoded by the exons ATGATTTTGCCGCTAGTAGCTACGTTTGCGTTTATTGGACTAGCGCAGG CTGGTCCAATCGATCAATCAAAGATCGTCAATGGTACGGATGCAGCAATCGAAAACTATCCATTTGTTGTGTCTCTGCGTGGTGCTAGTGGAGGTCATTCGTGTGGTGGCAGTATCTTAAATGATCGCTGGATTCTTACGGCTGCTCACTGCGTCGATTATACTACGCCTCTATACCAGACGATACAGGTGGGAAGGTCCGACATTTCCAGGACTGAAGACGAATCCGTATATGCGATTGAGGATGTTGTAATTCATCCCGGATACAACCCCGCCGACAGCTATATTGATGATATTGCTCTGCTGAAACTGCGCAAACCGCTGGTGTTTAGTGACCAGGTGCAACCGGTTCGACTGCCGAAACGATTTTTCGAAATCGACGTGCAGGAGTCTAATCTGGTGACGCTTGTTGGATGGGGTCGCAATGCTTCAGATGGACCAGTCCAAACCACTTTGCAGGAGATCGATTACTACGCAGTGCCGAACGATGAATGTAATCGTATCCACTCCAATCACATTTATCCAACACAGATTTGCGCAGCCGAGCCTGGTGGTGGAAAAGGCCAATGCAGT GGAGATTCTGGTGGTCCCTTGATATATAAAGAATTCCAGGTGGGCATCGTTTCCTGGAGTATTAAGCCGTGTGCTGTCGCTCCATATCCCGGCGTGTTAACCAAGGTGTCGTACTATGTTGATTTTATCAATCAACATGCTAGTGGTTATAGTGCTTAA